A single genomic interval of Helianthus annuus cultivar XRQ/B chromosome 13, HanXRQr2.0-SUNRISE, whole genome shotgun sequence harbors:
- the LOC110901480 gene encoding extensin-like — translation MPPRVGGRGKGPMRGGPSAAGSSHRRTPSASLSSSDSHDLWGHSFEPARHSVSLSSSPSFHPSFGPLIPDEPQHSHHSHQSHHSHESHQSYHSLQSHSFHHSDSLYSPGHFNPNVMLTTSLATTLWALRTIFSQEMEMDDDPDPEMQTGTSGHPISISSGSPFQGSPYHGPDSFQEKMATYDWFFTPSYHNSPAQRPLDEPQLQAVSPPPLPVEEPPQPPPEPPRQWRNARMSVQGGPSFSSPRGSSSYPPIPEDPQLGGPSNAAPEVDPPPASYAPPQPPMGFDNPIPTYPGSSGYNPFENTSGYPSDYGNQDPYLTAAQYHHLYPSSYPPVYPTGYPVQDYQYPPYQQPPPPQQLQQQQQIQEILERLDRVEQKARKTKEKHNSFMKGLANLIKGKKK, via the coding sequence ATGCCTCCAAGAGTTGGGGGAAGAGGCAAGGGTCCCATGCGAGGGGGACCATCAGCAGCAGGATCATCTCACCGACGAACTCCGTCTGCATCCCTTTCTAGTTCTGACTCACACGATCTGTGGGGTCATTCCTTTGAGCCGGCGAGACATTCTGTCTCGTTAAGCTCTTCACCTTCCTTTCACCCATCTTTCGGGCCACTTATCCCAGATGAGCCCCAACACTCGCACCACTCTCATCAATCCCATCACTCTCACGAGTCTCACCAATCGTACCATTCGTTGCAATCGCATTCTTTCCATCATTCGGATTCCCTCTATTCCCCGGGGCATTTTAACCCGAATGTTATGTTAACGACTTCCTTGGCTACAACCCTTTGGGCCCTGAGGACCATTTTTTCTCAGGAAATGGAGATGGACGATGACCCAGATCCGGAGATGCAGACCGGAACATCGGGCCACCCAATAAGCATATCAAGTGGATCTCCATTTCAGGGATCACCTTACCATGGGCCCGATTCGTTTCAAGAGAAAATGGCCACTTATGATTGGTTCTTTACCCCATCATACCATAATTCTCCAGCTCAACGTCCCTTGGATGAGCCACAGCTACAGGCAGTTTCACCTCCACCGCTTCCTGTTGAGGAGCCACCTCAGCCACCTCCCGAGCCTCCGAGGCAATGGAGGAATGCACGCATGTCAGTGCAAGGAGGACCTAGTTTTAGTTCTCCTCGGGGTTCGAGTTCTTACCCTCCTATTCCAGAGGACCCCCAATTGGGTGGGCCCTCGAACGCGGCACCGGAGGTTGATCCTCCGCCAGCTTCTTATGCACCACCTCAGCCGCCTATGGGTTTTGACAACCCTATCCCGACTTACCCAGGTTCTTCTGGGTATAATCCTTTTGAAAACACATCGGGATATCCATCAGACTATGGAAACCAGGATCCCTACCTTACCGCTGCTCAATACCATCATCTTTACCCTTCTTCTTACCCTCCAGTTTATCCAACTGGATACCCGGTACAGGATTATCAATACCCACCGTACcagcaacctcctcctccccagcagctacagcagcagcagcaaattCAGGAAATCCTGGAGAGGTTAGATAGAGTTGAGCAGAAAGCTAGAAAAACCAAGGAGAAGCATAATAGCTTCATGAAGGGCCTTGCAAACCTTATTAAAGGCAAGAAGAAGTAG